Proteins from a genomic interval of Thermoanaerobacterium thermosaccharolyticum DSM 571:
- a CDS encoding phosphoglycerate kinase, which translates to MKKTVRDVDVSGKKVLVRVDFNVPMDSEKNITDDTRIKAALPTIKYLIDNNAKVILVSHLGRPKGKFNPEYSMKPVAKRLSELLNKPVIMADDVIGEDAKSKANSLKDGEVLLLENVRFHAEEEKNDTNFSKELASLADIYVNDAFGTAHRAHASTTGVASYLPAVSGFLIEKELNFMGGALENPKRPFVAILGGAKVSDKIGVITNLLDKVDSLLIGGGMAYTFIKAEGHEIGKSLLEEDKLELAKDLIEKARQKGVKLLLPVDTVVCEELKPGVPYEVVDIDKMPQDKIGVDIGPKTVEAFSNVIKDAKTVVWNGPMGVFEIKEFAKGTEAIAKAMSECSGTTIIGGGDSAAAVEQLGYADKVSHISTGGGASLEFLEGKVLPGIAALNDK; encoded by the coding sequence GTGAAAAAAACTGTCAGAGATGTGGATGTAAGCGGGAAAAAAGTATTGGTAAGAGTTGATTTTAATGTTCCTATGGACAGTGAAAAAAATATTACCGATGATACAAGGATAAAAGCAGCATTACCTACTATCAAATATCTCATCGATAACAATGCAAAAGTAATTTTAGTATCACATCTTGGAAGGCCAAAGGGAAAATTCAATCCGGAGTATTCCATGAAACCTGTTGCAAAAAGACTTTCAGAATTATTAAACAAACCTGTTATAATGGCTGATGATGTAATAGGAGAAGATGCGAAATCAAAAGCCAATTCATTAAAAGATGGGGAAGTTTTATTGCTAGAGAATGTAAGATTCCATGCTGAAGAAGAAAAAAATGATACTAATTTTTCAAAAGAATTAGCATCACTTGCTGACATATACGTTAATGATGCTTTTGGCACAGCTCATAGGGCACATGCTTCAACAACAGGTGTTGCAAGTTACCTGCCTGCTGTATCAGGATTTTTAATTGAAAAAGAACTCAACTTTATGGGTGGAGCTTTGGAAAATCCAAAGAGACCATTTGTAGCTATACTTGGTGGTGCAAAAGTCTCTGATAAGATTGGCGTAATAACAAATCTTTTAGATAAAGTTGATAGCTTGCTTATAGGCGGTGGCATGGCTTATACTTTCATAAAAGCTGAAGGACACGAAATAGGAAAATCGCTGTTAGAAGAAGACAAATTAGAGCTTGCAAAGGACTTGATTGAAAAAGCTAGACAAAAGGGTGTTAAGCTCTTATTGCCTGTAGACACAGTAGTTTGCGAAGAATTAAAGCCTGGAGTTCCATATGAAGTGGTTGACATAGATAAGATGCCGCAAGACAAAATAGGTGTAGACATTGGGCCTAAGACTGTAGAAGCATTTTCTAATGTTATAAAGGATGCCAAGACAGTAGTCTGGAATGGACCAATGGGTGTTTTTGAAATAAAAGAGTTTGCAAAAGGTACAGAAGCTATTGCAAAGGCAATGAGTGAATGCAGTGGTACGACGATAATAGGAGGCGGAGATTCGGCTGCAGCAGTTGAACAACTTGGCTATGCAGACAAGGTATCACACATCTCTACCGGTGGTGGAGCATCATTAGAATTTTTAGAAGGCAAAGTTTTACCTGGAATTGCCGCATTAAATGATAAATAA
- the gap gene encoding type I glyceraldehyde-3-phosphate dehydrogenase, translating to MAVKVGINGFGRIGRNFFRAALKKNVDLDIVAFNDLTDAKTLAHLLKYDSTFGQFEGEVVAKEDSLVVNGKEIKILKETDPAKLPWKDLGVDIVIESTGRFTNKEDAVKHIQAGAKKVIISAPAKNEDITIVMGVNEDKYDPNAHHVISNASCTTNCLAPFAKVLHNKFGIKRGLMTTVHSYTNDQRILDLPHKDLRRARSAAMSIIPTTTGAAKAVALVLPELKGKLNGFAMRVPTPDVSVVDLVAELEKNVTVEEVNAVLKEAAENELKGILGYTDEPLVSMDFKGDSRSSIVDGLSTMVMEGNLVKVVSWYDNEWGYSNRVVDLAKYVADRL from the coding sequence ATGGCAGTAAAAGTAGGTATTAATGGCTTTGGTAGAATAGGCAGAAACTTTTTCAGAGCAGCATTAAAGAAAAATGTAGATCTTGATATTGTTGCATTCAATGATCTAACTGATGCTAAAACATTAGCACATCTATTAAAATATGATTCAACATTTGGCCAATTTGAAGGTGAAGTTGTAGCAAAAGAAGACTCACTTGTTGTAAATGGCAAGGAAATAAAAATATTAAAAGAAACAGATCCCGCAAAGTTGCCATGGAAAGATTTGGGTGTTGACATCGTAATTGAGTCAACAGGTAGGTTCACAAACAAAGAAGATGCAGTAAAGCATATACAAGCTGGAGCAAAGAAGGTAATAATTTCAGCGCCTGCTAAAAATGAAGATATAACAATAGTTATGGGTGTTAACGAGGACAAGTACGATCCAAATGCACACCATGTAATTTCAAATGCATCATGTACTACAAACTGCTTAGCACCTTTTGCGAAGGTATTACATAACAAATTCGGCATAAAGAGAGGATTAATGACCACTGTTCACTCTTATACAAACGATCAGAGAATTCTTGATCTTCCACACAAGGATTTAAGAAGAGCAAGATCAGCAGCAATGTCAATAATTCCAACAACAACAGGTGCAGCAAAAGCAGTTGCATTAGTTTTACCTGAATTGAAAGGAAAACTCAATGGCTTTGCTATGAGGGTTCCTACACCTGATGTGTCTGTCGTTGACCTTGTTGCAGAGTTAGAAAAGAACGTGACAGTAGAAGAAGTAAATGCAGTATTGAAAGAAGCCGCAGAAAATGAGCTCAAGGGAATACTTGGATACACAGATGAGCCATTAGTATCGATGGACTTCAAAGGTGATTCAAGATCATCAATAGTTGATGGATTATCAACTATGGTAATGGAAGGCAATCTTGTAAAAGTTGTTTCATGGTATGACAATGAATGGGGTTATTCAAACAGGGTTGTTGACCTTGCTAAGTATGTAGCAGATAGGCTTTAA
- a CDS encoding sugar-binding transcriptional regulator → MSDIISLQQKIVPELIELLQKRYTIMRNIYFSQPIGRRALSYQLNIGERIIRTEVSFLKSQGLIDINPLGMTVTKDGEKLLEELKEFIHELKGLNNMEKTLANRLKLKKVMVIPGDVDNDQLIKKDMGKSAANYLKSIIKNDSIIALTGGSTVMEVANEMPQCYTKSDIMVVPARGGLGRDVEKQANTIASVLAKKLGGSYKMLHIPDNIGKEAIATLINEPDIKNVIDILKKADIVLFGIGRADVMADRRNLPPSTRDYLEKVGATSEALGFYLNINGETVYETPSIFLTKDDLKNVKNLIAVSGGRSKTDAILSTCSSGMVDVLITDEGAAFEILKSC, encoded by the coding sequence ATGAGTGACATAATTTCACTACAACAGAAAATTGTGCCTGAGTTAATAGAACTGCTGCAAAAAAGGTATACTATAATGCGTAATATATATTTCAGCCAGCCAATTGGCAGAAGAGCTTTATCATATCAATTAAACATTGGCGAGAGAATAATAAGGACTGAGGTATCTTTTTTAAAAAGCCAAGGCCTTATCGACATAAATCCTTTAGGCATGACAGTGACTAAAGATGGCGAGAAGCTTTTAGAAGAACTCAAGGAGTTTATCCATGAGCTAAAGGGATTAAACAACATGGAAAAGACTCTGGCAAATCGCTTAAAATTGAAAAAAGTTATGGTTATACCTGGCGATGTTGATAATGACCAGCTAATAAAAAAGGATATGGGAAAGTCTGCTGCAAATTATCTCAAAAGTATTATCAAAAATGACAGCATTATAGCATTGACTGGTGGTTCAACAGTAATGGAAGTTGCAAATGAAATGCCCCAGTGTTATACAAAGTCTGATATAATGGTGGTACCTGCAAGAGGTGGCTTAGGTCGTGATGTTGAAAAGCAGGCTAATACGATAGCATCTGTTCTTGCAAAAAAATTAGGGGGCTCATATAAAATGCTTCATATACCTGACAACATAGGGAAAGAAGCGATAGCAACTCTTATAAATGAACCTGACATAAAAAACGTCATCGACATACTCAAAAAAGCTGATATAGTACTTTTTGGGATTGGTCGTGCTGATGTAATGGCGGACAGAAGAAACTTACCTCCATCTACAAGGGACTATTTAGAGAAAGTAGGTGCAACATCGGAGGCATTAGGGTTTTACTTAAATATAAATGGTGAAACGGTGTATGAGACACCTAGCATATTTCTTACAAAAGATGATTTAAAAAATGTCAAAAATTTAATAGCTGTTTCTGGAGGTAGAAGTAAGACTGATGCAATCCTGTCAACTTGTAGCAGTGGTATGGTTGATGTCCTTATAACAGATGAAGGCGCAGCGTTTGAAATATTAAAAAGTTGTTAA
- the rpoN gene encoding RNA polymerase factor sigma-54 — protein MKLDIGLNLKQVQKLMMTPQLKQAIEILQLNSYELNELITNELETNPMLEASEEREDIIDAYIEMNKNSDLDKYNYSSDDEEKDDYSFENIVYNETSLTDHLMFQLHITPLQKKLKEICKVIIYDLDSNGYLNDDVKKLSEEYKFNEADVLKALNIVQSFDPPGVGARNLNECLKLQLKSKNLYNGIIKEIIDNYLYEIADNKLAYIAKKLNVDIKEVQNAVDEIKKLNPRPGASFSSYNDTKYVIPDEYIKKVNGDYVVLINESLYPGLRINKSYESILTATDDDNIKKYLSNKIQSAMWLIKSIESRRDTLYKVLSAIVKEQREFFDRIQKYIKPMNLKKIAEIVGVHESTVSRAINGKYVDTPLGVFEIKYFFQNGIENGDGEKFSQEMIKEMIKQLISDEDPKKTLSDQKIAEILVSQGITISRRTVAKYREEMNIPSSGKRKRY, from the coding sequence ATGAAGCTGGATATAGGACTTAATTTAAAACAAGTGCAGAAGTTAATGATGACTCCGCAGCTAAAACAAGCTATTGAGATTCTTCAATTGAATTCATATGAGTTAAATGAACTGATTACGAACGAATTAGAGACAAATCCAATGCTGGAAGCTTCCGAGGAGAGGGAAGACATCATTGATGCTTACATTGAGATGAACAAAAATAGCGATTTAGATAAATATAATTACAGCAGCGATGATGAAGAAAAGGATGACTATAGCTTTGAAAATATAGTTTATAATGAGACATCACTGACAGATCACTTGATGTTTCAACTTCATATAACACCTCTTCAGAAGAAATTAAAAGAAATATGCAAAGTTATAATTTACGATCTCGACAGCAATGGTTATTTAAATGACGATGTTAAAAAGCTAAGTGAAGAATACAAATTTAATGAAGCTGATGTTTTGAAAGCCTTAAATATCGTACAGTCCTTTGATCCGCCAGGAGTTGGAGCAAGGAATTTAAATGAATGTCTTAAACTACAGCTTAAATCAAAAAACCTGTACAACGGCATTATAAAAGAAATTATTGATAATTATCTGTATGAGATTGCTGACAACAAATTAGCATATATCGCAAAAAAATTAAACGTTGATATCAAGGAAGTACAGAATGCAGTTGATGAAATAAAGAAATTAAATCCAAGACCGGGAGCCAGTTTTTCAAGTTATAACGATACAAAATATGTTATTCCAGATGAATATATTAAAAAGGTAAATGGCGATTATGTTGTGCTGATAAATGAGTCACTGTATCCCGGATTGAGAATAAATAAGTCATATGAAAGTATTTTGACTGCAACAGATGATGACAATATAAAAAAATATCTGTCAAATAAAATTCAGTCAGCAATGTGGCTCATTAAAAGCATAGAAAGTCGCCGTGATACTTTGTACAAAGTGTTAAGTGCAATAGTAAAAGAGCAGAGAGAATTTTTTGATAGGATTCAAAAATATATTAAGCCAATGAACTTAAAAAAAATAGCAGAAATCGTTGGTGTTCATGAATCAACCGTAAGCAGAGCAATAAATGGGAAGTATGTAGATACGCCTTTAGGTGTATTTGAAATAAAATACTTTTTCCAAAACGGTATTGAAAATGGCGATGGTGAAAAATTTTCGCAGGAAATGATAAAAGAGATGATAAAGCAGTTGATAAGCGATGAGGACCCTAAAAAAACATTAAGCGATCAAAAGATTGCCGAAATTCTTGTTAGCCAAGGAATCACGATATCAAGAAGAACTGTCGCAAAATACAGAGAAGAGATGAATATTCCATCATCAGGCAAGAGAAAGAGATATTGA
- a CDS encoding acylphosphatase: MKKMVYLNLTGYVQGVGLRYSVYNMAMRLNITGYAKNLYDGSVEIVAEGDEENIRELISYIKNGLRWARVENVVEKWEDYKGLYHTFEIM; this comes from the coding sequence ATGAAAAAGATGGTTTACTTAAATTTGACAGGTTATGTCCAGGGAGTAGGTCTTAGGTACTCTGTTTACAATATGGCTATGCGACTTAATATAACAGGATATGCGAAAAATTTATATGATGGAAGTGTTGAAATAGTCGCTGAAGGTGATGAAGAAAATATTCGAGAGCTTATTTCTTACATAAAAAATGGGTTAAGATGGGCTAGAGTCGAAAATGTCGTAGAAAAGTGGGAAGATTATAAAGGGCTATACCATACCTTTGAGATTATGTGA
- a CDS encoding Cof-type HAD-IIB family hydrolase, translating to MAYKLVAIDMDDTLLTYDKQISRENLEALQKAHDSGIYVVISTGRIYASAYAYSEFLGFKPYIIASNGAMIRDDKDNEIYKSVLDVDLISYLINLANENDLYYHFYSDKIVYSPESTSKYQKYGEWNRLYAETLRVKVEDIPKDIDFTDKLKDNIVKFVMFDEDSEKIKRVRDIIDNNKGDKLETTSSFYNNIEILNKGINKGNGLRILGEYLGVDRSEMVAIGDSENDTEMVEFAGLGVAMENAIEKLKKTADFITKSNMENGVAYVINKFIL from the coding sequence ATGGCATACAAATTAGTCGCGATAGATATGGACGATACGCTTTTGACATATGACAAGCAAATCTCAAGAGAAAACTTAGAAGCACTGCAAAAAGCTCATGACAGTGGAATTTATGTAGTTATATCAACAGGAAGGATTTATGCATCTGCGTATGCATATTCGGAATTTCTAGGATTTAAACCATATATAATTGCAAGCAATGGAGCAATGATAAGAGATGATAAAGATAATGAAATATATAAAAGTGTTCTTGACGTTGATTTAATATCCTATTTAATAAATCTGGCAAATGAAAATGACCTATATTACCATTTTTACAGTGATAAAATTGTCTACTCACCTGAAAGCACCAGTAAATATCAAAAGTACGGTGAATGGAATAGGCTATATGCTGAAACTTTAAGAGTAAAAGTCGAAGATATACCTAAGGATATCGATTTTACTGATAAATTAAAAGATAATATTGTGAAGTTTGTAATGTTTGATGAAGATTCAGAAAAAATAAAACGTGTAAGAGATATAATAGACAACAATAAAGGCGATAAACTAGAAACTACAAGCTCATTTTATAATAACATAGAAATATTAAATAAAGGAATAAATAAAGGCAATGGACTTAGAATTTTGGGAGAATACCTTGGAGTTGATAGGTCAGAAATGGTGGCAATAGGTGATAGTGAAAATGATACAGAAATGGTGGAATTTGCAGGGCTTGGAGTAGCAATGGAGAATGCTATTGAAAAACTTAAAAAAACTGCAGATTTTATTACGAAATCAAACATGGAAAATGGTGTTGCTTACGTTATAAATAAATTTATTTTATAG
- a CDS encoding Fur family transcriptional regulator — protein MDDISSILKEKGLKVTPQRLAIINMLRNTKEHPSAETIYKTLSSDFPTMSLATVYKTLEMLKNIGLVQELNVGEGSFRYDANVNSHPHLICYGCNRVDDLDDSALDDLLGEVSKYTDYLLKDQKLYFYGYCPECKNKKVN, from the coding sequence ATGGACGATATCTCGTCAATTCTCAAAGAAAAAGGGCTCAAAGTTACACCGCAAAGATTGGCAATTATAAATATGCTTAGAAATACTAAGGAACATCCCAGTGCTGAAACAATATACAAAACATTGTCGTCCGATTTCCCAACAATGAGTCTAGCAACTGTATATAAAACGCTTGAAATGCTTAAAAATATAGGACTTGTACAAGAGCTTAATGTTGGCGAAGGTAGCTTTAGATATGACGCAAATGTCAATTCGCATCCTCATTTAATATGTTATGGATGTAACAGAGTAGATGACCTTGATGATTCAGCACTAGATGATCTTCTTGGTGAAGTTAGTAAATATACTGATTATCTTTTAAAGGATCAAAAGCTATATTTTTATGGCTATTGTCCTGAATGCAAGAATAAAAAAGTAAACTAA
- a CDS encoding VanW family protein: METRDTKRLRSKSNYFYIILLILVLVLFVGSIAMFYTIINQNTIAKGVFVNGINLSGLTKTEAYSKLQSELKTIDNLKVVLKYNDMQFIVPYDDIKISYDYANIVNKAYSIGKNGNILNRIKTIYEVGKHGRYLEYSPEANYKNLDIFVADISKKIDKNLVDAKINISNGKINITNDISGFQVDTVKTVNDIKSTVDNIINQGGDSTVKIPISVAKVEANLKASDLSMIKSKIVTYSTQFNTGDVNRSENLAVAAKAINGKLLMPGQIFSLNKTLGPRIIQNGYKEAPVIIGNKLVPDIGGGVCQVATTLYNAALRADLKIDERYHHTFPVGYVSPGQDATISGDVLDLKFENPTKYPIYIESYLSGNNFVVNLYGYNEDPGKRIDIYSEIVEKYEPKVTYVDDPTLPAGVEKVDVEKHTGYKVNTYRLIYENNILKKKEFLYTDIYKPVDGVIKRGPKKAVDESTTKESNQKANSDISTDDLNGKSQNINPTD; the protein is encoded by the coding sequence ATGGAGACAAGGGACACAAAAAGGTTAAGAAGTAAAAGCAATTATTTTTACATTATTCTTCTTATATTAGTACTTGTTTTATTTGTAGGTTCGATTGCTATGTTTTACACTATTATCAATCAAAATACTATCGCGAAAGGAGTTTTTGTAAATGGCATAAATCTAAGCGGACTTACTAAAACTGAAGCATATTCAAAATTGCAAAGCGAGCTTAAAACAATCGATAATTTGAAAGTGGTTTTAAAGTATAATGATATGCAGTTTATCGTTCCATACGATGACATTAAAATAAGCTATGACTACGCTAATATTGTAAATAAAGCTTACTCGATAGGTAAGAATGGAAATATCCTTAATCGGATAAAGACGATATACGAGGTTGGGAAGCATGGCAGATACCTTGAATATAGTCCTGAAGCCAATTATAAAAATTTAGATATTTTTGTTGCCGATATATCGAAAAAAATAGATAAAAATCTTGTTGACGCTAAAATAAATATATCGAATGGAAAGATTAATATTACGAATGATATATCTGGTTTTCAGGTCGATACAGTTAAAACCGTAAATGATATAAAAAGTACGGTCGATAATATTATAAATCAAGGTGGAGACAGTACAGTTAAAATTCCTATATCTGTTGCAAAAGTTGAAGCAAATTTAAAAGCTTCAGATCTCAGCATGATAAAAAGCAAAATCGTAACGTATTCTACTCAATTTAATACAGGGGATGTTAACAGGTCAGAAAATTTAGCTGTAGCTGCAAAAGCTATAAATGGCAAGCTATTGATGCCAGGACAGATTTTTTCACTGAATAAAACTTTAGGGCCTAGAATTATACAAAATGGTTATAAAGAAGCCCCTGTAATAATTGGAAATAAACTCGTTCCAGATATAGGAGGCGGTGTATGTCAGGTTGCAACAACATTATACAATGCTGCACTGCGGGCTGATTTAAAGATAGATGAAAGATATCACCATACATTTCCAGTTGGATATGTGTCTCCGGGACAAGACGCTACAATTTCTGGCGATGTACTTGATTTAAAATTCGAGAATCCTACCAAATATCCTATATATATTGAGTCATATTTAAGCGGCAATAATTTTGTTGTCAATCTTTATGGGTATAATGAAGATCCAGGAAAAAGAATAGATATATATTCTGAAATTGTCGAAAAATACGAGCCAAAAGTGACATATGTGGACGATCCCACATTGCCGGCGGGAGTCGAGAAAGTTGATGTAGAAAAGCATACAGGATACAAGGTAAATACTTACAGGCTGATCTATGAAAATAATATACTTAAGAAAAAAGAATTTTTGTATACCGACATCTATAAACCGGTTGATGGTGTAATAAAGCGTGGACCCAAAAAGGCAGTTGACGAAAGTACAACTAAAGAATCAAATCAAAAAGCGAATAGCGATATTTCCACAGATGATTTAAACGGCAAATCTCAGAATATAAATCCTACAGATTAA
- the nth gene encoding endonuclease III translates to MRITKDEALEIIEILKKTYPDAKPGLHFNNAFELLIATILSAQCTDKRVNIVTEKLFKKYKSPADLKDVDPRDFEEEIKDCGLYRNKSKNIINTCKILCEKYGGNVPDEMEKLMELPGVGRKTANVVISNAFKKDAIAVDTHVFRVSNRIGLADTNDVTKTEEQLMDILPRNLWSLSHHLLIYHGRNICTARKPKCDICLVNHICQFYKNFIKN, encoded by the coding sequence TTGAGGATAACGAAAGATGAGGCATTAGAAATTATAGAGATTCTTAAAAAAACATACCCTGATGCAAAACCTGGGCTTCATTTTAATAATGCTTTTGAACTGTTGATAGCTACAATCTTGTCGGCTCAGTGTACTGATAAAAGGGTAAATATAGTTACAGAAAAACTTTTTAAGAAATATAAATCTCCAGCTGATTTAAAGGATGTAGATCCACGTGATTTTGAGGAAGAGATAAAAGATTGTGGGCTTTACAGAAATAAGTCGAAAAATATAATAAACACATGTAAGATTTTGTGTGAAAAGTATGGTGGTAATGTGCCGGATGAGATGGAAAAACTTATGGAATTGCCTGGCGTAGGAAGGAAAACGGCAAATGTAGTTATAAGTAATGCATTCAAAAAGGACGCAATTGCGGTTGACACTCATGTATTCAGAGTTTCTAACAGAATAGGTCTTGCAGATACCAATGATGTTACAAAAACAGAAGAACAACTTATGGATATATTACCTAGAAATTTGTGGTCTTTGTCTCATCATCTTTTAATATATCATGGAAGGAATATTTGCACAGCGAGAAAACCTAAATGTGACATTTGCCTAGTTAACCATATATGCCAGTTTTATAAAAATTTTATAAAAAATTAA
- the queG gene encoding tRNA epoxyqueuosine(34) reductase QueG codes for MTCVTKDEIREFAYKSGIDIVGFASPDCLFKYRDLLTNRYENGLSCNIEVNDIEKRINPYILLEDVKSIISVAVSYNVVYEADSPKSAYGTISRTAWGVDYHKVLINLLEKLRIFILSKCNDAKTVLLVDNNPLLERAIAYNAGIGFYGKNNMIINEKYGSYLFLGEMLLNIFFEPDKKIVSKCGSCTRCLKACPGKALVGEYKIDANKCLSYATIKKGYLSDDTIKKIGTRIYGCDTCQDVCPFNKTAKRVIKDEFIPRGLKPKHDLKEILSLNKEKFQEVFGPTSASWRGKNTIIRNAIIAAINSNDTRAVEPLKSLINGESAYLRGYSAYALSILDGENSLPYIEKAYFKETDVSAKMFMKKAIKKIRGEVFEDNER; via the coding sequence GTGACTTGTGTCACAAAGGATGAGATAAGAGAATTTGCTTACAAATCGGGCATTGATATTGTGGGGTTTGCAAGCCCCGATTGTCTGTTTAAATACAGGGATTTATTGACAAATAGATATGAAAACGGATTAAGCTGTAATATAGAAGTAAATGACATAGAAAAGAGAATTAATCCCTACATTTTACTTGAAGATGTTAAAAGCATTATATCTGTTGCTGTTTCTTATAATGTTGTTTACGAAGCTGACTCTCCAAAGTCAGCATATGGCACTATTTCTAGGACGGCTTGGGGTGTAGATTATCATAAAGTTTTAATAAACTTACTTGAAAAGCTAAGAATTTTTATTTTGTCTAAATGTAATGATGCCAAAACGGTGTTGCTTGTTGATAACAATCCTCTTTTGGAGAGAGCCATTGCTTACAATGCTGGAATAGGATTTTACGGCAAAAATAATATGATAATAAATGAGAAGTATGGTTCGTATTTATTTTTAGGTGAAATGCTTTTAAACATCTTTTTTGAACCAGATAAGAAAATTGTATCCAAATGTGGAAGCTGTACGCGGTGCCTTAAAGCTTGTCCTGGGAAGGCATTGGTTGGAGAGTATAAGATAGATGCAAATAAATGTTTGTCATATGCTACTATCAAAAAAGGATATTTAAGCGATGACACAATTAAAAAAATAGGAACAAGAATATATGGATGCGATACATGTCAGGATGTTTGTCCTTTCAATAAAACAGCTAAACGAGTAATAAAAGATGAATTTATTCCAAGAGGACTTAAGCCTAAGCACGATTTGAAAGAAATTTTATCTCTTAATAAGGAAAAGTTTCAGGAAGTATTTGGCCCAACATCTGCATCTTGGAGGGGCAAAAATACTATAATAAGAAATGCCATCATTGCTGCTATAAACTCAAATGATACAAGGGCTGTTGAACCGCTAAAATCGCTTATAAATGGAGAAAGCGCGTATTTAAGAGGTTATAGTGCATATGCTTTAAGTATTTTAGATGGAGAAAATTCTCTACCATATATTGAAAAAGCGTATTTTAAAGAAACAGATGTGTCTGCTAAGATGTTTATGAAAAAAGCTATAAAGAAGATTAGAGGTGAGGTTTTTGAGGATAACGAAAGATGA